Below is a window of Callithrix jacchus isolate 240 chromosome 15, calJac240_pri, whole genome shotgun sequence DNA.
agACCCATGGAGAAAATTATATTGtgttaaatatacaatattcatGAGTTAGAAGATGCCTAATACTACAAAATGGTTAGATCTcctcaaattgatctatagagtCAATGCAATTCGAGTCAGAATTCCAACTTGTTTTTTTAACACAACACACTGACTTTAATAAAATTCGTGTTGAAAAGATACTGCTGAAGAAaaaatgtggctgggtgtggtgaatTGTTTGAGCTTGAGTTGAGtccggggaggggtggggagagagggagggagcgggaggtggggggggtggggagagagagagagagagaacactggGATGAACAGACAAATGGACTGAAGCAACAGAATAGGTAGCTTAGAAACATACCACAGTTTAAGAATATCTATCAAAATACCTatagagaataaaaagataagctGCAGACTTCAAGAAGATATTTTAACTTCTTTAACTGACAAAAAGTTACTATTAAAGAATATCCGTCTATTAATGAGAAAAAGATGCTccagagaaaaatgagcaaagaacttTGACTTCACAGTAAATGAAACCTGAAAGCTAATAAGTATGTGAAAAGGGACGGGCAccatggcctgtaatcccagcactttgggaggacctggtgggtggatcacaaaatcagtagttcaagaccagcttggccaagatggtgaaacctcatctctaccaaaaatacaaaaaaattagcagagcatggtggcaggcacctgtaatcccagctactcaggagaatagcttgaacctgggaggcagaggttgcagtgagtcatggtcgtgccactgcacaccagcctaggcgacagagtgagactttgtctcaaaaaaaaaaagtatgaggctgggtgcagtggctcatacctgcaatcccagcaatttgggaggccaaggcaggtggattacttgaacccaggagtttgagaccagcctgggcaacatggggaaactctgtctctacaaaaaatacagaaattagggggatggtggcatgtgcctgtggtcccagctatttgggaggctgaggtaggaggattgcttgagactgggaggtcaaagctgcagtgagccatgatggtgctactgcactccagccttggtgagagagtgagaccctgcctcaaaaaataaaataatggccaggtgtcgtggctcacgcctgtaatcccagcactttgggaggccagagggggcaaatcacccgaggtcaggagttcaagaccagccaggccaacatggcgaaaccctgtctctaccaaaaaaaacaaaaattagctgggtgtggtggcagacacctgtaatcccagctactgggaggctgagacaggagagttgcttaaacccaggaggcagaggttgcagtgagcagagatcgtgccattgtactccagcctgggtgacagagtgagactctatctccaaacaaaataaataaatgaaataaataaaaagatagtgTGTGTTATAtagaaatcatatattttttttaattggttgtaaatgttagaaggaaaactgtaGACAAATTAAGAGTTTAACTAAACAAAGGGCAATTCACAAATTGGGTAGCCTCCCGAGTCAGAGTAGGTTTAGAGAGACTGCAGTAAAACCGCATGTTGGAAGAAgatggaagaaaagggaaagtgcTTTTCTGAACGGAAAGCAGAAGTGAGGTGCAGAAACAGCCAGAGTGGTTCGTTATTACAGCTCAGCATTTACCTTATTTGAACATGATATCAAGCTGGCCCCCTTTGGCCAAAACTTGGTGAATGTACAGACTGTTTACACCTCCATTTTTAGGCTATAGTTCACTATATAGCGAGAaaccttaaaatatgtaaggaggcagctttaggctaaacttaacaCGTAAAGGAAATGGGAATGGCAAGCAAAGGGGAATGGATCCCAAAAATTCAgactcaaggaaaaaagaaaaagaaaattcttaaaatatgagTCGGGAAAGGGTTGATGACATAAATGTcctgtatttctgttttaagagacagggtctcactgtcacttaGGCTATAGTGGCAAGAgaatagctcaatgcagcctcaaactcttgggctcaagtgatcctcccacctcagcctccagattagctgggactataggcacacaccattatGTCCAGctgattgttttttctaattttttatagagatgggtcttgctttgttgtccaggtctcaaactcctggcctcaaatcatccccccacctcagcctcccaaaatgttagaattacaggcatgaaccaccacggcCAGTTCTGCTTATTTTTTAGAAAGAGCATGTATTCATACCTTACTTGGTTATTATAAATGAGGGCTATCCAAGAGAGTTAATGAATCTTGACTGATTCTGTTGGATAAGTCATAACATTTTGTTCTCTGCTTATGAACTTAAAAACAATTGTAGCAATAATACTTTGGTACTGATGTACTTTGTAACTAGTGGGCCAGCATCGGCATTGGCAGAAGGAATTCTTCAGCCTTGAGAAACTACATGAGACAGCTTCTTTTCAACTGAAAATTTGGTTCTTGTTCTTCAAAGTTTACAGAGTAAACATATTGATTGGTATAACTAAATATCTTTAGATACTCTTGTTGCCCGTAAGGAATATTCATTAGTTCTTTATATGAGATCTCTGTCTAGGTTTTATTGTTCCATATGCTACTTGTTGGTGCTTTTGACACAGTGTAACGTATGAATTTGTGTATTATTTatagtcacttttttttctttttcttcctcctttaatTCTAAATGTAATAATAGCTTGCTGCTCTTTGAAAATCACCCAAATTTACCACCATTTGGAGACagccaacattttgggagattTCTGCCACTTTTAAACAtagtaatttaaacaaatttgtaCGTTTggatattttgtgatttttatttatttttatatttttcaaatctcagtgtataaaaagcaaagcaatacAATTTTTAAACTATACCTACCATCTTGCACCCTGCCTTTTTTATTCCCCccttttttaataatattttccattATATTAAAAACTTCATGTTTTCAATGGCAAACAGCCTATTAAAGattcttagaaatgaaaagatatgTATATTTCTAGGAAGAGAgttgagggccaggcacagtggctcatgcctgtaatcccagcacttcgggaggctgaagcaggcagatgacctgaggtcagtagttcgagaccagcctggccaacatggtgaaaccccatctctactaaaaatagagaaattacctgggcatgaggcagagtctcacactgttgcccaggctggtgtgtagtggcgtgatcttggatcactgcagcctctgcctcccaggttcaagacattttcctgcctcagcctcccaagtagctgggattacaggcacccaccaccacacccgactaattttttgtatttttagtagagatggggtttcactatttggccagctggtctcgagctcctgaccttgttgatccacccaccttggcctcccaaagtgctgggatttcaggcttaagccactgtgccctgcccctgCTATCTgcttttttaagcttttttcaagaattaagaaatatttaggccaggcacgatggctcatgcctgtaatcccagcactttgggaggccaagtcaggtggatcacgaggtcaggagtttgagactagtctgaccaatatgatgaaaatccatttctactaaaaacacaaaaattagctgggcctggtggtacacacctgtaatcccagctacttgggaggctgaggcaggagaatcgtttgaacccaggaggtggaggttgcaatgagccaagatcatgccactgcacttcagcctggataacagagtgagaccccatctcaaaaaaaaaaagaagaaatatttagatttgacttttacttcctcttctgtttttcacTGAAACATCAATACTCAACCATTCAAGTTTTGTCCTGGAATTAGACCAAAATACCTGAAGcaccaaaatgaaataaactctGATAAATCAGTCAAGCAGTAAACCAGACAACCTTCGGTATAAATCATTAAtttggttttattatgttggtaCATACTGTCTGTCTTTCAAAGCATTCAAACTTTGGTAAACTCTTTTTTAAGGTATTTGACACCTAAATCTCAGTTTGGGTCAGCCTCACACTCTGAAGTTGCACAAGAAGTCAGAGAAAACTCCATATCTAAGGTATGTTGATACTGAAGATGTTCTGAGTTTTGCTGGTTTATTAATGCTATAGATTACCAATACTCGTAGtgttctaactttaaaaaaaggccACTGTTGTTGgttgggcacattggctcatgcctgtaatcccaacactttcagaggctaaggcgggtggatcgcaagatcaagagattgagaccattttggccaacatggtgaaaccccgtctctactaaaaatacaaaaattagctgggtgtggtggtgtgtgcctgtagtcccagctactcggaggctgaggcagtgggatcacttgaacccaggaggcagaggttgcagtgagccaagattacacactgcactccagtctagcctggcgacaaagtgagactccatctccaaaaaaaaacccactgttGTTAATCAAAACACTCTTAGTCATCTTAGGCTCACCTAGAGAaaaagcactttttctttttctctgaaggaaactttacaatttttaaaatacacttaatACAGAAAGCAAATCTACCTTAGAAAGCAAAGCTTTTCTCTAATGGgctagagagtaaatattttagccttTGTGGTTAGTATGGTCTATGTCCCGATGTCTTATACTGTGAAAGCATCTATAGATAATATGTACACAAATTAGCTTGtatgtattccaataaaacttcgtATACAAAAACAGGTGGAGGCTGGATTTGGTCCATGAACCATAGATTACTGATCCTTGACCTATGTATGTAATCCAAACTGACAAAACTGAATAGGTTATACCTGGCACCAGCTTTACTTGGAGTATTATAAGTtgggaagctgggcacagtggctaatgcccataatcctagcactttgggaggccgaggtgggtggatcatctgaaatcaggagtttgagatgaccctggccaacttggtgaaaaccacatctctactaaaaatacaaaaaaaaattagctatgtgtggcacatacctgtagtcctagctactcaggaggctgaggcagaagaatcacttgaacctgagaggcagaggttgcagtgagctaagatcatgccactgcgctccagcctgagcgacagaatgagactgcctcaaaaaaaaaaaaaaaaaaaagaatattacaggATGAGGGGAAAAGTGTGCTAGTAAGGCAGCATCAGGCATGTGTGTTCAGTGGGAGTCCTCAACAGCAGAGCTCCAAAGTGATACCCTGGAAATAAGACCACACAAGTGAGTGTATTAACTACTTTGAAATTGCATACCCTGTAAgtgttagttatttcttttaacaAACAATGGGTATAGCTTCCAGGGGTTTTGGTAAGAAACACACCCAGCTAACAGTTATAAGTTACTTAAGTCCCAAGCTTTGTCTTCCAAACACtaggtggtttttttgttttgatttgtctgttttttgagagagaatctgtgttgcccaggctggagtgccgtggatcctcagcttccctggtagttgggactacaggcttacaccccaatgcccggctaatttttgttcttttagtagagatggagtttcaccatgttggccaggctggtctcaaactcctgacctcaggtgatccgcccacctcggcctcccaaagtgctggaattacaggcatgagccaccatgcccagtcatgtTACAGATATCCTTAAATATCATTCATACTTATCTCTGCTTTGATATTAGACCGCAGTTATACCTTGTGGCAAAACAGAGTGGGTGCAGTACATCAGGGATGACACAGACAATTCTATGTTACAAGTTATTAGACTGGCTAGTAGATCTTATTTAGTGGGTTAATAGATGCACATtattatatcacattttaaaaatcttttaataatTGCGTTACAATATTGTTCCTTTTGTAAAGCCACTGTatatctaaattttttatttaaaaactttattctCAAAAGTTGTCTGTAAACTTCACCTAAATACCAAAAGGAAGGTCCACAGCACAGAAAAGGGTTAAAAACCACTGTGCTGGCGAAACTTTGTAAGGTGAAGAGGTCAGGTCCTGATACCAGCTATTGGCCATATTTGGAATATACTCAGTGGGTTTTAATCTGTAGGTTTTCATAGGAGTGAAAATGAAGTAATACATTACTTAATCTAAATTGGcccatgaaataaaaatactattaagAATAAATACggccgggtgtggcggctcacgcctgtaatcccagcactttgggtggccaaggtgggcagatacctgaggttaggagtttgaggccagcctggccaacatggtgaaactccttctttactaaaaataaattagccgggtatggtggcacacacctgtagtctccgccacccgggttcaagcaattctgaggcaggagaaccacttgaacccgggtagtggaggttatagtgagccaagatcacatcactgtactctagccggggtgacagagtgagactccgtctcaaaaaactaaacaaacaaacaaacaaacaaacacctacttgggaggctgcggtgggagaatcacttaatcctgggaggtgaagatggcagtgagctgagatcgtgccactgcactccagcctgggtgagagagcaagactgtctctaaataaataaacaaaccttATTAGTAATACTGAATAATGTATACTAACAGGTCAGCAGTAGTATCAGTGTAATTAGACTTGCATCTTACGATTCGATATTTCCCCCTAGTTCATtcagtctttttctgttttctacaggACATCGACAGTAGTGATATCAAAAGCTCAACATGGCAAGACACAGAAATAGAAGATATGCCAACACTTTCTCCACAGATATGCCTTGGAATTGGAGAAAAAGGTGCAGATTCTTCAGTGGAGTCCCCCATGCCATGGTTATGTGCCTGTGGTGCTGAATTGTACCACGAAAGAAAAGTCAAAGCAGGACCAAACAATCATGATACAACGTGTGTCTTAACTCCCGAAGGACCTGAAACCAGAGATTGTGACTCTAAAGAAACTGCAGTTGTGCCTATTGGCAGAACAGAGAGTGGGTGCACCACATCAGGGATTACACAGGCAAACAGAAACAACACAGGTGAGACAGAAAATGAGGAGTCTTGCCTACTGATCAGTAAggatatttccaaaagaaaaaaccaaGAATCTTCCTTTGAAGCAGTCAAGGATGCATGCTTTTctgcaaaaagaaggaagatgTTCCCCAGCTCTTCCTCAGATcaagaggaaacagaaacaaaCTTTACCCAAAAACTGATAGATTTGGAGCATCTACTGTTAGAGAGACATAAACAAGAAGAACAGGACAGGTTATTGGCATTACAACTTCAGAAGGAAGTGGACAAAGAACAAACGAAGCCAAACCGGCAAAAAGGATCCCCAGATGAGTATCACTTACGTGCTACATCCTTACCTCCAGACAAAGTGCGAAATGGACAGAGGAAGAATTCCAAAGATAGGAACTTCAAAAGGCAAACTGATACAGAACACCCAAAACCTGAGAGAGGCTCAAGGGATGAAAATAGGCAGCTGTCTGTTAGGATGCAGCTGAGGCATTCAGTTAATGGAAGAAAGACGCCAAATTCTACTAGAGATCCTTGTAATGTATCCAGAAGTGCTCATTCCCTGCAGCCAAACATTTCACAGAAAAGCATTTATCAGATGTTTCACAGATGTACAAAGTAATGCATGCCTTTAAAGGGAGTGCTTTGTAATCTAGTAAAGCTGGATTGTGAAGCTCTTTTCTATTGTAGAATCTTTATACATGTGTCATTCATGCTGCTCTCTAGGCACACTCATTGTCCTTAATGAAAGGTCTGTGTGGTTGTAAGGACAATACCTTATGCCTTGGCCAACTCGAAGAAGTCTTCAAGTGCcattctttttccaaaaaaatgcatgttttttGGTCTTTGCTCACCTTTTTGTCATGACTGGTAATCAAATCACGATTATACTATTCTAAGTAATTAAGGAACCCATGCAGGGTTTAAAACCCACATTTTCTTGGCTATTGTCCCATGTTTACAGAATACTCAAATGTATTTTCCTGAAGTAATCTGATTTCCATCtccaatttaattaaattttcagCATTGTAGTGATTCCTTtggtgattttttgtttttaaaccaagttttgctctgttgtccaggctgcagtgcagtggtgaaatctcagctcactgcaacctccgcctcccaggttcaagcgattctcctgcctcagcctcccgagtagctgggatcacaggtgtgcgccaccagctaaaattttttggtatttctagtagagatgggattctcttgcactcctgacctggggggatccacctgctttggcctccaaatgctgggattacaggcatgagccaccatgcctggccactttccTTTCGTTTAAAATGGATTCGAATCAGTGTTAAATCAGAAAatcagggttttctttttttttgagatggagtttcgctcttgtaacccaggctggagtgcaatggcgccatctcggctcaccgcaacctccgcctcctgggttcaggcaattctcctgcctcaacctcctgagtagctgggattataggcacgcgccaccatgcccagctaattttttgtgtttttagtcgagacggggtttcaccatgttgaccaggatggtcccgatctgttgaccttgtgatccacccgcctcgacctcccaaagtgctgggattacaggcttgagccatgaaAATCGGGGTTTTCTAGGAAATTGAGAATTTGTTGCCAGAAAGGAAACTAGACTATGCAAAAGGAGTTAAGAGCTGGGATGAAGCTGGTTGGGGTGACTGACGGTTTGGGATCATTGCAACTGAAAGGGTGGTTAGAAACTGGTCCTGGGCGAAGCAGCAGGTGCAGTTTGGCAGTTTGCTCCCTTGTCCTTCCTTTGTGAAATGACACAGGAGACATTTGGGTTTTGTAGCTTTTCACACTATACTATCAggtgtcaaaataaaaattagttactAAATTGTGTGAATTTTTGGAAACCTGTATTTCTGTTCATCTGctattggagaaaaaaatgagaatatagGAGAGTTATATCACAGTATCTTATGTTATGGAACCTGAAACATTATCatgtattttcttatattatttttttgttttgatgctGCTCTTATTTGAGTTTATGAACAGAGATAGAAAATAGGATGCTTGGGGTTTGCCCTTTCTTACTCCTGAAAGTTAAATCAGAAGACACTGATTTCATTTTGTGAAATTTAGCTCAGAGACGGTTGATCTTTTGGTTTCATTAATTAGTAACGAACAGGTAGCTTTAACAGCGTTTCTACTGATACCTAGTCACCTATTCTTTTAGtgggaaaatagaataaaacGTCTAGAGCTAATTTAGCTtaaatttgccagtatttttgtATGTCATTAAGACTTTTTCCTCCAAGTTTTGTAATAGAAATTTTGTTAATCTTTGCATACTTGATGGCATCTATGTCAATTTTGATTGGTTAATTATAAATTCTGTGctcatttaaaacttaatttgcCTCTTAAGGTGATTGCTCTCTGAGTAATGATTGTAGGCAAATGAAGTATAGTTTGCAACTGTACTGTCACGTTggtaagtaaaaataaactaaCCAAATGTGTCTAAAACAGACCAAGATCAGTTTTCTCACCAAATCAGTATTTCTCTAAGAGCAGTTTCACTTCATGTTTTATAGTGGACATTCTTGGAACTCCTCAAATTAAAACTTATTTAATCTGTCTGGAATAGTCTGTGAccaaaaaagaatggaaaaacaatGGCCTCTGGTGTGGTATATTTAGGATTTATATATTCAGCTACTTGTCTGTGAAGAAGTCTTCCTGACTAAAATTGGTTTCAAGATAAACTGATTTCTTTATTAGTATTTCTGCTCTTCTTATCATGTATCCTCTTTTTGTTAGAAACTAATAAATGTATTAGTCATTGGAATGTACTGCTCCTTTTTCCTCTCGTTTTTGTGGAAGGGATgtgaaaatgtttaatttctcaGGGAGTACTAAGGCTGTGCAGAGGCtggactctgaaaaataaaatattaaaaataaaaatagacgcTTATGTGTATTTCACCACAACTTAAAAGTATGTAAAAATCGGCTACATAAAAAAGTTCTGCATAACCAAAACAACAAGGGAAATTGGAAGCTGTGGCACACTAGTGGGGAAATAGTTGCAACTCATCACAAAGAGCTAATTCCTTTAAGTAAAGTATCTTCCAGTTCATTAAGAAAAAGACCAataactcagctgggcatggtggctgacgcctgtaatcccagcactctgggaggccaaggcgggtggatcacctgaggtcaggagtttgaaaccagcctggccaacatgctgaaaccccgtctctaccaaaaatataaaaattagccagatgcggtggcgtggtgtacctgtaataccagctactcgggaggctgaggcaacaagaatcgcttgaacccgggaggctgaggttgcagtacgccgagattgcgccactgcactccagccttggcagcagtgagactcgatctcaaaaaaaaaaaaaaaaaaaaagtaaaagagtcTAGGTGTGGTACTTATACCTGTGGTgtttaatcccaggactttgagagactgaggtgggcaaattgctagagcttaggagtttgagaccagcctgggcaacacggtgaaaccccttctctacaaaaaaaaaaaaaaccacaaaaattaaccaagtgtggtggtgcacacctgttccagctacttgggaggctg
It encodes the following:
- the RNF168 gene encoding E3 ubiquitin-protein ligase RNF168; this translates as MAVPKAAVPSLSECQCGICMEILFEPVTLPCNHTLCKPCFQSTVEKASLCCPFCRRRVSSWTRYHTRRNSLVNLELWTIIQKHYARECKLRAAGQESEEVAYDYQPVRLLSKPGELRREYEEEISKVEAERRATEEEENKASEEYIQRLLAEEEEEDRRQAEKRRREMEEQLKNDEELARKLSIDINNFCEGSILVSPLNSRKSDPVRAKSEKKSKNKQRNIGDIQKYLTPKSQFGSASHSEVAQEVRENSISKDIDSSDIKSSTWQDTEIEDMPTLSPQICLGIGEKGADSSVESPMPWLCACGAELYHERKVKAGPNNHDTTCVLTPEGPETRDCDSKETAVVPIGRTESGCTTSGITQANRNNTGETENEESCLLISKDISKRKNQESSFEAVKDACFSAKRRKMFPSSSSDQEETETNFTQKLIDLEHLLLERHKQEEQDRLLALQLQKEVDKEQTKPNRQKGSPDEYHLRATSLPPDKVRNGQRKNSKDRNFKRQTDTEHPKPERGSRDENRQLSVRMQLRHSVNGRKTPNSTRDPCNVSRSAHSLQPNISQKSIYQMFHRCTK